The DNA region CTTTGGAACTTGCTATGATGTTGTCattcgacgactagtaggttgacttGCAGGTGGGGACTAGTGTGTGAGGACTCTTCTAATAGAACCTATAGTCGAGCTGACTATCATGCCCGAAAttactattagaattttatccatccaaactttattatttttatttcagtaAGTACATTTTGAATTGGATTGTATTTAGTTTGAAGAGGCCAGtaggttctcaagttgtaattttaAACTTCCGCTGTCTTGTTATTTCGTCATcactattttatttctttatcaccAGAACGTCATCGGTCCTAAAAGTGGTTTAATTTAATGTCCGATGTGTGGACCAGAATTCATATTTGTGTGAATTTATCCGGTTCACTTTAACCCGGACTATTACAGTATCCGTAAGATTTCTATATTGTatgcatggaacgaggttccagagggtttgaagaactctttatgggatgatactgtggtaagcaactttactatttttattcatttagtttcattttgaaattaatttaattgacactaataaatataatttttcttttttgtagaatcttttttaCATTGAGAATGacgaagagaaaaagaatgttttttcctttcagctgttgctgaaagattcatatatttcaaatccaagcttgtAACTAGCTGGATCACCAAAAGACGTGCCCGTAAAATCAAGAAGGTCAAAACGGAAAATGAAGGTCGAAACGAAGGTAGAGATCAAGCACCTGCAAAGATGCCCTTGAAATATGGGGTCatatattgaagaatgaatgagaagcatttgttgccaaaaaaacaaCTCCTACAGAAATTGTAAGTATTCCATTATATTATAGCTCTTGATTTAatcttacttcttttgattcaatcattaagctaatatatgacatttgatttctattgattaattaattaggaaaagcgtggtaaagcttctgaatcagtaAGAAAAAGCGAGTTTTACCATagcttgcatctaaacacacgttcattttgGCTCCATATGTAGAAGAgtaggttttatttttgaaattgaacttattttttgatttttatctaagttcacatattctctaatttgttgatattaaatttgcgtttgtagtttgcattgcaTACTTTTCgtcatatgtcctttgactAATACCGTGCACGTCTTTGACTCGTTACATAAAGCTTaaagcccacctcgcaacacaagattcaaagccttgttaaatgcgtaattttataaattttaaaccacaacatatagtgtgttttttgaatttaaaaaaaaaaacactatatGCTCCCGTTCCAccagaaccgcagcatatagtgtctttttgtgctgcggttttaaaccgcagagTTTAAAGAAGCATATCTACTACTATAATGCTTGGgatcaaaaccgcagcatatggtgaccaaaaaaccgcaaaattgtaggttttttccactagtgaaatgccatcaattttaacctttttccccaaaacataaaccctaactctaccatctttcatccaaattatattttttcctcCAAAATTCAAAGATGGTAAATTTAAGGTTTTTGTTTTGGGGGAAACGGTTGAAACTGGTGGCATTTGAAATGGTAGGTcgtataaataggcgtacaacagccttaaagcttcaaaattaacatttgctaacattttatgtgcaaaaaggtcacgaaggaacaatttggtaaacctcaggtTTACCTCAtggatttttaaaagttttggttaccacatggaaaacccaaaacctcagggttaccacgtggaattttctaaaaatttatatacAATCTTATATTAAAAAACTGGAAAATCGAACATCCGGGTTTTCCCAATAATCCAATCCACATCTGAATAAAAACTTTATATCTGATTTCCCTAAGTCGGATTATTATGGATCAGATAATCCGAGTTAGATACCCCTACCAGAGACCCTATGGTCATAACTCACAAGATAGATTACTTAGAGTAGCCaattacttcctctgttccataTTAGTTGCGATATTAGGCAAAATggcactattcattcatcactcttaatttgtaattagtttttaatctataagttaaaatataatcaagtgagatcttgtttgattcgtctcattgcaaagattataaatatcaattttttataattttttattatatataattagagatattaagaattaaattagtgcattggattgCGTAAAAAAGCAGCATTGCAAGTAAATTGTAACGGAGTAAGTATTTTATTAACAactcatttactttttaaaaagaaaaattaaactcTAAAATTTCTAACTTTAGATGATTAGCTTTTATAAATTAAGGTTgacaactttaaaaaaaaaaaaaaacctcatattttatttattctagAAAGTTTTAacctttgtatttttattttttttgtcgtTTTAAGGAATTTGTTACATGTAAGAGtcagaatttttaaaaaagaaaatatgtttaagtcttttaaagaaaaaataatactctCTTCTTTAGAGAAGTTTCTACTTTTCatttttggtgttttatttgttgttccataaagaatctttccatttatgttataaattttggacaaagaTAACCTTGTTCATCcccattttgatatttttataatatatggtccccacatatcttccattaactttattttaatattttaatattcctTATAGTTCCACATGTTTGCTACTAACTTTACAAAAATATAGTTTTGGTCTTCgtattttttcactaactttcttttaatatttttttaatatttatggtctctacttttcctccatcaaatttattatttaataaaataatatctccactatctaaaagattatatttttcttaatactcGTGAATATACTTATAAAAACTTCATTAAAAAACGAAGGgattataaattttagattttcataagataaaaaaaaagtgaaatattttaaaaactaatcatttgaagatgaaatttttaaaattaaatttcctTATTAAATTATCTTCAATATCTCCACTAACGATGATGTTTTGGTATTCTATGCATATTAGGTTAGATTCCTTATTTCCTTCCCGGTGATGAAACAATCAAAATGTATAAAGTAATTCTACTTTTCTACCATTGATCCAATATAGTTAATAGAAACCtttttaatatataacaatatataagtAATCAACGAATAGACGAATAGACGAAATTTCGACAGAGTTTCGTTTgtataattaacaactaaaatattttttgtttcagcaaattaatataaaaaggtAACGAACAAACTACAAatgttcaaatttaaaattaaaacgtagaccaacaaaatgaaaaataaagtaaCGAACAAACTACAATTGTTCTCGCCTAGTTTTCATATTTTGGAATCGATGTACTATAGCATCATTACTAACATTGAGAAACAAATCCTTCTCTAAAAAGGTAATCATGCAATCATTCAACAATTGTTCTCCCATGTTGTTTCGCACTTTACTTTTTATATGATTCATCCGGGAAAATGATCTTTCGACACTTGCTGTCGTCACTGGAAGAAGCAATACAAGCTTCAATAGCTTTGCAAAAATAGAAGCAATATTCTCTTGTTTTGTCttcattattttgatttttgaattctaGAAAGAAGATTAATATACATAGTCAACATAGAACACATTAACAAATAATCAATATTTCttattcaaagaggatatacaaaaaaattaagaacaacatttcaacttttcaaaattcaaattacaaacacattaacaaattaacattaacaaattttcaatcactc from Amaranthus tricolor cultivar Red isolate AtriRed21 chromosome 3, ASM2621246v1, whole genome shotgun sequence includes:
- the LOC130808328 gene encoding uncharacterized protein LOC130808328; translation: MEWVARSLDSSTVELEESKNSKIKIMKTKQENIASIFAKLLKLVLLLPVTTASVERSFSRMNHIKSKVRNNMGEQLLNDCMITFLEKDLFLNVSNDAIVHRFQNMKTRREQL